The DNA segment CACCGCCAGATCTACATGCCCTTTCGAGGCCAGGAAGAACCCGCCTGCCACAGAAAGCACGTTACCGAAAATGATCCCCGGTTTGGTGATTTGGATAAAGTGCTTGAGCGACATCGGGTCTACCTCACTTCGCCATCATGTACGTGTGGATGCTGAACATGATCCACAGCGACAGGCCAACCAGCAGCAGGATCACGATGGCCGTAAAGACAAACGCGATCACGTTGTTACGTTGTGCAATCGAACGGTCCAGGTGCAGGAAGTAATACAGGTGAACGATCACCTGGATTACCGCGAACAGCAGGACGATTGCCAGCGTGGTCGACTTCGGCAAGGTCGGGAACATCACCAGGCCGAACGGGATGGCAGTCAGGATCACCGACAGGATGAAGCCGATGGCGTACGACTTTACGCTGCCGTGGCCAGCATCATGGCTGTCATGGGAGTGTGCATTAGCCATTACAGAGTCCCCATCAGGTAAACAACGGTGAATACGCAGATCCACACCACGTCCAGGAAGTGCCAGAACAGGCTCAGGCAGCTCAGACGGGTCTTGTTGGTCGCCGTCAGGCCGTGCTTGTTGACCTGGTACATCATGATGCCCATCCAGATCAGACCCGCGGATACGTGCAGACCGTGGGTACCGACCAGGGTGAAGAACGCCGACAGGAAGCCCGAACGGCTAGGACCGAAGCCCTCGGAGATCAGCAGGTGGAACTCGTTGATCTCCATGGCGATGAAGCCTGCGCCGAGCAGGAAGGTCATGAACAACCAACCCAGAACCTGCTGCTTTTTACCTTTGTACAACGCCAGCATGGCGAAGCCGTAGGTGATCGAACTGAACAACAGCAGAGCGGTTTCGCCCAGCACGTATGGCAGTTCGAAGATGTCGTGGCCCGACGGGCCGCCGGCGACGTTGTTTACCAGTACTGCGTACACCGCGAAGATCGACGCAAACAGAATGCAGTCGGTCATCAGGTAGAGCCAGAAACCGTATACGGTCATCTCGCCCGAGTCGTGGTGATGGTCATCGTGCCCATGGTCACCATGGGCGTGTCCAACATTGGTCACTAAGTTCGACATGGTTTAAGCCTGTTCCAACGAGGTTACACGGGTGGCATTGGCCGGGATTTTCCCTGCCGCGACCAGACGCTTGTGCTGCTCGGCTTCGATGCGCTCGATCGTTTCAACCGGAACCATGTAGCCCTGGTCGTCACGTGCGGCGTGGATCACGAAGTAGATGACAGTGCCGGCCAGGCTGGCGATCGCCAACCACCAGATGTGCCAGATCATCGCGAAACCGAAGACGGTCAGCAGTGCGCCCATCACCACGCCAGTGGCGGTGTTGTTCGGCATGTGGATCGGCTCGTACTTGGCCGGAGCCTGGTACGCAGTACCGTTTTCCTTGGCTTCGGTGAACGGGTCGATGCAGTCAGCCTTGGGCAGCACAGCGAAGTTGTAGAACGGAGGTGGCGACGAGGTCGACCATTCCAGAGTGTGGGCATTCCACGGGTCACCGTGTTCGCACATGTTCTCTGGCTTGTTGCGGTCACGCACACTGACGTACAGCTGGATCAGTTGGCAGGCGATACCGACAGCGATCATCACCGCACCGAACATGGCAACGTACAGGTACGGTACCCACTCAGGGTTGGTGGTGGCGTTCAGACGACGGGTCATGCCCATGAAGCCCAGTGCATAGAGCGGCATGAACGCGACGAAGAAGCCCGAGATCCAGAACCAGAACGCTGCTTTACCCCAGCCTTCGTGCAGCTTGAAGCCGAACGCTTTCGGGAAGTAGAAGCCGAAACCTGCGATGTAGCCGAAGACTGCGCCGCCGATGATCACGTTGTGGAAGTGCGCGATCACGAACAGGCTGTTGTGCAGAACGAAGTCAGCACCCGGGATGGCCAGCAGTACGCCGGTCATGCCGCCGATGGCGAAGGTCACCATGAAGCCCAGAGTCCACATCACCTGGCTGGTGAAGCGCAGACGGCCCTGGTAGATGGTGAACAGCCAGTTGAACAGTTTCACACCCGTCGGGATGGAAATCAGCATCGTCGCCAGACCGAAGAAGGCGTTGACGCTGGCACCCGAACCCATGGTGAAGAAGTGGTGCAGCCAAACCATGAAGCCCAGCACCGAGATCGCGCCCGAAGCGTAGATCATCGAGTGGTGGCCGAACAGTTTCTTGCCGGTGAACGCCGAGATCACTTCCGAGAAGATGCCGAATGCCGGCAGGATCAGGATGTAAACCTCAGGGTGGCCCCAGGCCCAGAACAGGTTGACGTACATCATTGGATTGCCACCAAGTTCATTGGTGAAAATGTGGAAATCCATGTAACGGTCGAGGGTCAGCAGTGCCAGGGTAGCAGTCAGGATCGGGAACGAAGCCACGATCAGGACGTTAGCCCAGGTGCAGGTCCAGGTGAAGATCGGCATGTCCATCAGTTTCATGCCAGGGGTACGCATTTTCAGCACGGTCGCGAGGAAGTTGACCCCCGTCAGCGTCGTACCTAACCCGGATAGCTGTAGCGCCCAGATGTAGTAGTCCATACCCACGCCAGGGCTGTACTGCAGACCCGACAGCGGCGGATAGGCAACCCAGCCGGTCTTGGCGAATTCGCCGACGCCCAGGGACAGGTTGATCAGTACAACGCCGGACACCAGCAGCCAGAAGCTCAGGGAGTTCAGGAACGGGAAGGCAACGTCACGCGCGCCGATCTGCAGCGGCACTGCAAGGTTCATCAGGCCGGTGAAGAATGGCATCGCCATGAAGATGATCATGATCACACCGTGAGCGGTGAAGATCTGGTCATAGTGTTCAGGTGGCAGGTAGCCAGGCGAACCCTCGGTGGCCATGGCCAACTGGGTACGCATCATGATGGCGTCGGCAAAGCCACGCAGCAGCATGACCATGGCCACGATGATGTACATCACACCGATTTTCTTGTGGTCGACCGACGTCAGCCACTCGGTCCACAAGTAGGTCCACTTCTTGAAGTAGGTGATTGCAGCGAACAACGCCAGACCACCGAGCGCGATCATCGAGATGGTGACCATCACGATCGGCTCGTGGAAAGGGATCGCTTCCCAACTTAATTTACCAAACATCGTTTACTCCTCTGCCCCGGCAGCTGAATGCGAATTCGAGTCCATATCCGTTGCCGCCACTTCTTTCTCTTTCTTCTCGTGCTTCAGCGGCTTGCCCGGTTTCATGCCTTCGTACTTGTCGACGATGATCTGGAACAGGTTCGGCGTGACCGAGGAGTAGAGCTCGACTGGATTGTTCTGGCTTGGCTTGGCAAGGGCTGCGTATTCAGCTTGTTCAAGCTGTTTAGGTGCCTTTTTGACTTCACTTACCCAGGCGTCGAAATCTTCCTGAGAAGTTGCGATCGCTTTGAATTTCATACCGGTGAAACCAGCACCGCTGTAGTTGGCGGAGATACCGTCCATTTCAGCGTTGCGGTCAGCGATCAGGTGCAGCTTGGTCTGCATGCCCGCCATCGCGTAGATCTGGCCGCCCAGACCCGGGATGAAGAACGAGTTCATCACGGCGTCGGAGGTGATCTTGAAGTTGATTGGCGTGTGCGCCGGGAACACGATCTTGTTGACCGTGGCAATGCCTTGTTCCGGGTAGATGAACAGCCACTTCCAGTCCAGCGCAACGACTTCGATGGTCACCGGCTTGACGTCGGATTCAATCGGACGGTACGGGTCCAGTTTGTGGGTCGAAATGTAGGTGATGTAACCCAGGGCGATGATGATCAGAACCGGGATGGTCCAGACCGCCACTTCGATTTTGGTCGAGTGCGACCATTTCGGGGTGTAGACGGCATCCTTGTTGGACGCGCGGTACTTCCAGGCGAACAGGAAGGTCATGACGATAACCGGCACAACGACCAACAGCATCAGCAGCGTGGCGGTGATGATCAGGTTGCGCTGTTCCAGGCCGACCTGGCCCGTTGGATTGAGCAGGGTCATGTTGCAGCCTCCCAGCAACAACGTGCCGAGCAGCGGCACTAGGCCTAGTAATCTGGGGTACCTGTTTTTACTCATCTCACGACCTCTAAAGCAGCTTGCGCAATGCAGTTGGGTTTTGATCGCCAACACTTCACCCTGCCAAGGGTTGGCATTTTCTTTGGATTGAATAAGGGCCGCCCGTCGCGCGTCAGACGCTCGACAAAACCTTGGGACAGCGGTCAGTTCTTATTCGAATTCGTGGTCAAAGGCCTTGTTACAGACCAATTCCATTTGGTGCGGAAAGTTGGAAGGCACCGACACCTGGGTGTCTCAAAAGCCTTTCGGCCTGCTCGACACCCGACTTCCTGCCCGGTTCCTTATAAAGGCCGAGCAGTGCCGGGAATTCAATGCGGGCGATTGTAGATAGGTAGCGCCCTATACACCATGTCTTATCCCGAAATAATTTTTATCGCTCAGAGCAACAATCCATCACCGTTTTTGCAAAAGTTCCGCATGTTATCGAAATCAATTCTCAACAAAAACACCAAAAAATGTAGGCCTATACACCTCAGTTCAGACAGCTCCGAAGTCTTTTTCCCGCCACCGAATCGGCGCAAAGCCCGATATTCAAAGGCCTCTGGCCATCTGCCAGAGCTTGTTAAAACTGCCTGATCTGGCACATCCGTGCAAAACCAGAAAAATGCCGAAACAGACCAATCCTTTTTTGTAACATTACGCCAATCCGGGTCGCCGAAACGCCCTGCGACAGGGCGCGTGTGACAACATGTCGCACACCTGCCGCACTCTCTGTTGCCGTTCGTCACGGTGATTTCACAAACACTCTGAAATGCAAAACGCCTCGATCGGCTGATCCGCAAATCGAGGCGTTTTCTGTATCGGCCAATCAGCCGAAGAGTTGACTCAGCGCAGTTCTTTTCGGTTGCGCGAGGTCAGCAGCGGCACCAGGATCACCACCAGCACGAACGCCACCAGCGCCCATTGCGCCAGCGACAGACCGAGGATCGGCGGGTACGGCGTCGAGCAGAAACCGTCGACCTGGAAGCCCAGCGGGAAGATCTTCGCCAACGGCAGGTCGTCGACAATCGGCTGCAACACATCGATGCCGCAGCTCACCGCCGGATAGAACTGGGTGTACACGTGATGCCCGGCGACGCCGGCCCCGGCGATCGCGCAGATCACCACCAGCACTTCGAACACCGTGATGCTGCGTCGGGTGCGCATGGCCGCGCCGATAAAGGCGAACAGCGCAATCAGCAGCAAGGCATAACGCTGCAGGATGCACAGCGGGCATGGCGCCTCGCCCAGCACGATCTGCATATAAAGAGCGCCACCGATCAGCGCCAGACAGATGACCCCCAACAGCACCAGAAAGCGCCGCTCACGTCCCAGTCGAATCGTTTCCTCGCTCATCGCGTTTCCCTTTCAAATCCATGGTTCAGCCGTTGAACGGCTGATGGTTGCCCGCAAGTCTACACGCGGGACATTACGCCGCGCAGTAGCGGGGGAATAAACGATAAGGCGGTTAAGGAATGATTAACCTTTAAACAGAATTTGATAATAGACACCGCGTAACGGCCTTCGCGAGCAGGCTCGCTACCACATTGGATCTGCGTCGAACACAAATCCTGTGGGAGCGAGCCTGCTCGCGAATCAAGGCAACCGCGTTTCAGATCATTCCAGAGCCGCCGCCGGCCCGAAGAACTCATAACGGCTCTGCTGCTCCGGTACACCCAAGGCTTTCAGATGCCGTTTGATCGCCCCCATGAAGCCTTTCGGCCCAAGAAAGTAAGCATCGACATCGCGCTGTTGCGGCAACCATTCACCCAACTGCTCGGCGCTCAGCATCCCGAGCTTGTCCGCCGCCGGACTTACGCCGTCATCTTCGGCGTAGCAATAGAAGCGCTTGAGCTGTGGATGACGCGCCGCCAGACCGTCGACCCAGTCGCGGAACGCATGCACGCTGCCATTGCGCGCGCAGTGGATAAAATGCACCGGGCGTTCGGTTTGCAGCGCTGCTTCAAGCATCGCCAAAGTCGGAGTGATGCCGACACCGCCACTGATCAGCACCAACGGCTTGTCACTGGCCGTCAGGGTGAACTCGCCCGATGGCGGGAACAGCGCAATGCTTGCGCCGACGTGCAGTTGATCGTGCAAGTAGTTGGACGCACGACCACCCGGCTCGCGTTTGACGCTGATGCGGTACTGGCCCTTGTTCGCCAGTGCCGACAACGAGTAGTTGCGGCGAATCTCTTCGCCATCGAGGATCAACTTCATGCCGATGTACTGGCCCGGCTGCGCAGCAAGGATCGGACCTTTGTCCGCCGGTTCGAAGTAGAACGAGATGATCTCCGCGCTCTCCTCGACCTTGTCCACCACGATGAACTCCCGCGCCCCGCGCCAGCCGCCGACCGCTTGTTCTTTCTGGTCGTAGATCGCCGTCTCCGCGCCGATCAGAATCTCGGCCAGCTGCCCGTACGCCGCGCCCCATGCGCTCATGACCTCAGGCGTGGCGATCTCGTCGCCGAGCACTTCGGAGATGGCGCGCAGCAGGCAGGTGCCAACAATCGGGTAGTGCTCCGGGAGGATCTGCAGGGCGACGTGCTTGTTGATGATCTTCGCCACCAGATCGCCCAACTGGTCGAGCTGATCGATGTGCCGCGCATACATCAACACGCCGTTGGCCAGAGCACGCGGCTGGTCACCACTGGCCTGGTGCGCCTGGTTGAACAGTGGACGTACCTCAGGGTATTCGGCGAGCATCATGCGGTAGAAGTGGGTGATCAGCGCTTCACCGCCGCTTTCCAGCAGAGGCACGGTGGATTTGACGATGGCACGATCCTGAACGCTAAGCATAAGAGTGACTCCTGAGCTTTTTGAGAATTACCTTAGGCTTATCAGTTTTCGTGCCAGATAATTTATCGTTATAAATCAATGGCTTATTTTTTGAGTAGTCATTTAGACTCAAAGCACCTTATAGTCATAGCGACTACATAGAGTCTCTTTGACTACAAGACCATGACCGCCAAATCCTTGCTCACCGCTCTACTGCCGCTGGTCTCCGACCTGTCCCGCGAACTGCCCGAAGGCGAGCGCTATCGACGCCTGCTCGAAGCCCTGCGCGCCCTGCTGCCGTGCGACGCCGCCGCGTTGCTGCGCCTCGACGGCGAATGGCTGGTGCCATTGGCGGTGGATGGATTGAGCACCGACACCCTCGGCCGACGCTTCAAAGTCAGCGAACACCCACGTTTTGCCATCCTGCTGGACGGCGCCGGGCCGACCCGATTCGCCGCCGACAGCGACTTGCCCGATCCTTACGATGGCCTGGTCGATGGTCTGGGCGATCACCTCGAAGTCCATGACTGTCTCGGTTGCCCGCTGTTCGTCGAGGAAAAACTCTGGGGCCTGATTACCCTTGATGCGCTCGACCCGGAGCGTTTCGAGCCGATCGAACTCGACGCTTTGCAAGCCTTCGCCAGCCTCGCTTCGGCCACGGTCAACGCCGCCGAACGCATCGAACGCCTGGCGCTGCGTGCCGAGGACGAGCACCAGCGCGCCGAGGTCTACCGCCAGGCCAGCGGCCAGCAGCCGCGCGAAATGATCGGCCAGAGCAAGGCGCACAAACGCCTGGTGGAGGAAATCAATCTGGTCGGCGGCAGCGACCTGACCGTGCTGATCACCGGCGAAACCGGGGTCGGCAAGGAACTGGTGGCGCAGGCGATCCACGCCGCCTCCCCGCGCGCCGACAAACCGATCATCAGCCTCAACTGCGCCGCCCTGCCCGACACCCTGGTCGAGAGCGAACTGTTCGGCCATGTGCGCGGTGCCTTTACCGGCGCCACCAGCGACCGCCGCGGCAAGTTCGAACTGGCCAATGGCGGCACGCTGTTTCTCGATGAAGTCGGCGAATTGTCGCTGACCGTGCAGGCCAAATTGCTGCGCGTGCTGCAAAGCGGCCAGTTGCAGCGGCTTGGCTCGGACAAGGAACACCAGGTCGATGTGCGCCTGATCGCCGCGACAAACCGCGATCTGGCTGAAGAAGTGCGCAGCGGCCGCTACCGCGCCGACTTCTATCACCGCCTGAGCGTGTACCCGCTGCGGGTCCCGGCGCTGCGCGATCGCGGCCGCGATGTGTTGCTGCTCAGCGGCTTCTTTCTGGAACAGAACCGCTCGCGCATGGGCCTCAACAGCCTGCGCCTGAGCAGCGACGCCCAGGACGCGTTGCTCGCCTACACTTGGCCGGGCAACGTGCGCGAGCTGGAACACTTGATCGGGCGCAGCGCACTGAAGGCGCTGGGCAATTGCAAGGTAAGGCCGAAGATTCTCAGTTTGAGCGCGGTGGATCTGGATCTGCCGCGTGAGGTTGTGGATAACTCGCCCGCGCCTACTGCCAATATTTTAGCCGTGGCACCGTTGATCAAT comes from the Pseudomonas sp. RSB 5.4 genome and includes:
- the cyoD gene encoding cytochrome o ubiquinol oxidase subunit IV, with amino-acid sequence MANAHSHDSHDAGHGSVKSYAIGFILSVILTAIPFGLVMFPTLPKSTTLAIVLLFAVIQVIVHLYYFLHLDRSIAQRNNVIAFVFTAIVILLLVGLSLWIMFSIHTYMMAK
- the cyoC gene encoding cytochrome o ubiquinol oxidase subunit III, with product MSNLVTNVGHAHGDHGHDDHHHDSGEMTVYGFWLYLMTDCILFASIFAVYAVLVNNVAGGPSGHDIFELPYVLGETALLLFSSITYGFAMLALYKGKKQQVLGWLFMTFLLGAGFIAMEINEFHLLISEGFGPSRSGFLSAFFTLVGTHGLHVSAGLIWMGIMMYQVNKHGLTATNKTRLSCLSLFWHFLDVVWICVFTVVYLMGTL
- the cyoB gene encoding cytochrome o ubiquinol oxidase subunit I; this translates as MFGKLSWEAIPFHEPIVMVTISMIALGGLALFAAITYFKKWTYLWTEWLTSVDHKKIGVMYIIVAMVMLLRGFADAIMMRTQLAMATEGSPGYLPPEHYDQIFTAHGVIMIIFMAMPFFTGLMNLAVPLQIGARDVAFPFLNSLSFWLLVSGVVLINLSLGVGEFAKTGWVAYPPLSGLQYSPGVGMDYYIWALQLSGLGTTLTGVNFLATVLKMRTPGMKLMDMPIFTWTCTWANVLIVASFPILTATLALLTLDRYMDFHIFTNELGGNPMMYVNLFWAWGHPEVYILILPAFGIFSEVISAFTGKKLFGHHSMIYASGAISVLGFMVWLHHFFTMGSGASVNAFFGLATMLISIPTGVKLFNWLFTIYQGRLRFTSQVMWTLGFMVTFAIGGMTGVLLAIPGADFVLHNSLFVIAHFHNVIIGGAVFGYIAGFGFYFPKAFGFKLHEGWGKAAFWFWISGFFVAFMPLYALGFMGMTRRLNATTNPEWVPYLYVAMFGAVMIAVGIACQLIQLYVSVRDRNKPENMCEHGDPWNAHTLEWSTSSPPPFYNFAVLPKADCIDPFTEAKENGTAYQAPAKYEPIHMPNNTATGVVMGALLTVFGFAMIWHIWWLAIASLAGTVIYFVIHAARDDQGYMVPVETIERIEAEQHKRLVAAGKIPANATRVTSLEQA
- the cyoA gene encoding ubiquinol oxidase subunit II encodes the protein MSKNRYPRLLGLVPLLGTLLLGGCNMTLLNPTGQVGLEQRNLIITATLLMLLVVVPVIVMTFLFAWKYRASNKDAVYTPKWSHSTKIEVAVWTIPVLIIIALGYITYISTHKLDPYRPIESDVKPVTIEVVALDWKWLFIYPEQGIATVNKIVFPAHTPINFKITSDAVMNSFFIPGLGGQIYAMAGMQTKLHLIADRNAEMDGISANYSGAGFTGMKFKAIATSQEDFDAWVSEVKKAPKQLEQAEYAALAKPSQNNPVELYSSVTPNLFQIIVDKYEGMKPGKPLKHEKKEKEVAATDMDSNSHSAAGAEE
- a CDS encoding disulfide bond formation protein B; its protein translation is MSEETIRLGRERRFLVLLGVICLALIGGALYMQIVLGEAPCPLCILQRYALLLIALFAFIGAAMRTRRSITVFEVLVVICAIAGAGVAGHHVYTQFYPAVSCGIDVLQPIVDDLPLAKIFPLGFQVDGFCSTPYPPILGLSLAQWALVAFVLVVILVPLLTSRNRKELR
- the hmpA gene encoding NO-inducible flavohemoprotein; this encodes MLSVQDRAIVKSTVPLLESGGEALITHFYRMMLAEYPEVRPLFNQAHQASGDQPRALANGVLMYARHIDQLDQLGDLVAKIINKHVALQILPEHYPIVGTCLLRAISEVLGDEIATPEVMSAWGAAYGQLAEILIGAETAIYDQKEQAVGGWRGAREFIVVDKVEESAEIISFYFEPADKGPILAAQPGQYIGMKLILDGEEIRRNYSLSALANKGQYRISVKREPGGRASNYLHDQLHVGASIALFPPSGEFTLTASDKPLVLISGGVGITPTLAMLEAALQTERPVHFIHCARNGSVHAFRDWVDGLAARHPQLKRFYCYAEDDGVSPAADKLGMLSAEQLGEWLPQQRDVDAYFLGPKGFMGAIKRHLKALGVPEQQSRYEFFGPAAALE
- the norR gene encoding nitric oxide reductase transcriptional regulator NorR; this translates as MTAKSLLTALLPLVSDLSRELPEGERYRRLLEALRALLPCDAAALLRLDGEWLVPLAVDGLSTDTLGRRFKVSEHPRFAILLDGAGPTRFAADSDLPDPYDGLVDGLGDHLEVHDCLGCPLFVEEKLWGLITLDALDPERFEPIELDALQAFASLASATVNAAERIERLALRAEDEHQRAEVYRQASGQQPREMIGQSKAHKRLVEEINLVGGSDLTVLITGETGVGKELVAQAIHAASPRADKPIISLNCAALPDTLVESELFGHVRGAFTGATSDRRGKFELANGGTLFLDEVGELSLTVQAKLLRVLQSGQLQRLGSDKEHQVDVRLIAATNRDLAEEVRSGRYRADFYHRLSVYPLRVPALRDRGRDVLLLSGFFLEQNRSRMGLNSLRLSSDAQDALLAYTWPGNVRELEHLIGRSALKALGNCKVRPKILSLSAVDLDLPREVVDNSPAPTANILAVAPLINGDLRSATEEYQRRLISAALERNQNNWASAARELGLDRANLGRMAKRLGMKS